The Triticum dicoccoides isolate Atlit2015 ecotype Zavitan chromosome 6A, WEW_v2.0, whole genome shotgun sequence genome has a window encoding:
- the LOC119318636 gene encoding uncharacterized protein LOC119318636, translating into MENRNKSDLKRKRLDDGTEQEQEPAIKETCQVLKEMESEVQNLRDDNNLLRDELLGKDRQLAETDTLLVDREHQLSKSQTLLVDSESWSNLEFFLTLVVCQHKICIYGD; encoded by the exons ATGGAGAACCGAAATAAGTCCGACCTCAAG AGGAAGCGTCTGGACGATGGgacggagcaggagcaggagcctgCTATCAAGGAGACGTGCCAAG TCCTGAAGGAGATGGAAAGCGAGGTCCAGAACCTCCGGGACGACAACAACCTGCTCCGCGACGAGCT CCTTGGCAAGGACCGGCAGCTTGCGGAGACGGATACGCTTTTAGTTGACAGGGAGCACCAGCTTTCAAAGAGCCAGACACTTCTAGTTGACAGTGAGTCCTGGTCTAATCTCGAGTTCTTCTTGACATTGGTGGTGTGTCAGCATAAAATATGCATTTATGGGGATTAA